A DNA window from Selenomonas sp. oral taxon 126 contains the following coding sequences:
- the trpC gene encoding indole-3-glycerol phosphate synthase TrpC: protein MRDILAEIVEKKRAIVAAAKKSVPLDELKANLPCGTFRMAEHFRWWGWGLIAECKLQSPAKGRLTTSHSVTELADIYAAAGAAVLSVHTDPHFLGSNEDFAAVRARVDTPLLRKDFIIDPYQVYEARALGADAVLLIVRILTPEQLKELLYLTWSLGMDALVEVHDRADLEIAQETPAEFIGINNRNLVTFETSVQTTLDLLPYADVNRTLISESGIFTREDAVRVHDAGCKGVLVGEGLVKSADIGAFAKELADVGIKEQ from the coding sequence GTGCGCGATATATTAGCCGAAATTGTTGAAAAGAAGCGTGCAATCGTGGCGGCGGCAAAGAAGTCCGTTCCGCTCGATGAGCTGAAAGCGAATCTCCCATGTGGTACGTTCCGCATGGCGGAGCACTTCCGATGGTGGGGCTGGGGACTGATCGCAGAGTGCAAATTGCAGTCGCCCGCAAAGGGGCGGCTGACGACAAGCCACAGCGTCACAGAGCTTGCCGACATCTATGCAGCGGCGGGGGCAGCGGTGCTGTCCGTGCACACCGACCCGCATTTCCTTGGAAGCAACGAGGACTTTGCAGCTGTGCGTGCACGTGTGGACACGCCACTTCTGCGCAAGGACTTCATCATCGACCCCTATCAGGTATACGAGGCGCGCGCCCTCGGCGCGGATGCCGTGCTGCTGATCGTGCGGATTCTGACGCCCGAGCAGCTGAAGGAACTCCTCTATCTCACGTGGAGCCTCGGCATGGATGCGCTCGTGGAGGTGCACGACCGCGCCGATCTCGAGATCGCGCAGGAGACGCCGGCAGAGTTCATTGGCATCAACAACCGCAACCTTGTGACCTTTGAGACGAGTGTTCAGACGACGCTCGACCTTCTGCCGTATGCGGACGTGAACCGTACGCTCATCAGTGAGAGCGGCATTTTCACGCGGGAGGATGCCGTACGCGTTCATGATGCGGGCTGCAAGGGGGTGCTCGTGGGCGAGGGACTGGTAAAATCTGCCGATATCGGCGCGTTTGCGAAGGAACTGGCTGACGTAGGAATAAAGGAGCAATGA
- a CDS encoding phosphoribosylanthranilate isomerase: protein MRVKMCGMKTLAAARAAEEAGADYVGFIFAEGSRRYVAPETAREIARELRHVKKVGVFVDAPMDAVNDIAALVGLDYVQLHGHETADMALRAACPVIKAYRYGDDFDAAAANAYPAEIILVDSYVAGAAGGTGTAFGWQEAAREIARVTKPVLIAGGITAENVGEAGAVFHSFGVDVSGGLEEDGEKSEAKIRAFMAAVCACD, encoded by the coding sequence ATGCGCGTAAAGATGTGCGGGATGAAGACACTTGCGGCAGCGCGTGCGGCAGAGGAGGCGGGCGCGGACTACGTCGGCTTTATCTTTGCCGAGGGGAGCAGGCGCTATGTTGCCCCCGAGACGGCGCGCGAGATTGCGCGGGAACTCCGCCATGTGAAAAAGGTCGGCGTATTTGTCGATGCGCCGATGGATGCGGTGAACGATATCGCCGCGCTCGTCGGGCTCGACTATGTGCAGCTGCATGGGCACGAGACGGCGGATATGGCACTGCGTGCGGCATGTCCCGTCATCAAGGCGTATCGGTACGGAGATGATTTTGATGCGGCGGCGGCGAATGCCTATCCCGCCGAAATCATCCTTGTGGACAGTTACGTCGCGGGTGCGGCGGGCGGCACGGGCACGGCGTTTGGCTGGCAGGAGGCAGCGCGGGAGATTGCACGCGTCACGAAGCCCGTGCTCATCGCGGGCGGTATTACGGCGGAGAACGTCGGAGAGGCGGGTGCGGTCTTTCATTCCTTCGGCGTCGACGTGTCGGGCGGACTCGAGGAGGATGGAGAGAAGTCCGAGGCTAAAATCCGCGCCTTTATGGCGGCGGTGTGTGCGTGTGATTGA
- a CDS encoding Tat pathway signal sequence domain protein: protein MKRSTRRNVVGITLGVLIVSGSIGSLAHAHEPAGHTAAPPPAHGQMDSAHANVQMSSEEIAKHLSEMFNVSETEVKQAIDAKKDLFDVGQAAMFAKISGKSFNDVMAMRDSGKTWEQIGDALNIMEDDVQRELDKIEIMHITMRGDVDGKTANALYEEGYAPRDIDAAGIIAKASGKDVREVLERKTMKNSWKDVAKAFGVDPALVKPERPDGPPTPHPSTKE from the coding sequence ATGAAGAGATCGACAAGAAGAAATGTTGTTGGTATCACACTGGGTGTCCTCATTGTCAGCGGGAGCATCGGTTCGCTCGCTCATGCACACGAGCCTGCGGGTCATACTGCGGCGCCGCCGCCTGCGCACGGTCAGATGGACAGCGCACATGCGAACGTCCAGATGAGTTCCGAGGAGATTGCAAAGCATTTGTCGGAGATGTTCAACGTGTCCGAGACAGAGGTAAAACAGGCCATTGATGCCAAGAAGGATCTCTTTGACGTCGGTCAGGCAGCGATGTTCGCCAAGATTTCCGGCAAGTCGTTCAACGATGTTATGGCGATGCGGGACAGCGGGAAGACGTGGGAGCAGATTGGCGATGCCCTCAATATCATGGAGGACGATGTTCAGAGAGAACTGGACAAAATAGAGATCATGCATATCACAATGCGCGGCGATGTGGATGGGAAGACGGCGAATGCGCTCTATGAAGAGGGCTATGCGCCGCGCGATATCGATGCGGCGGGCATCATCGCCAAGGCTTCGGGCAAGGATGTGCGCGAGGTTCTGGAGCGCAAGACGATGAAGAACAGCTGGAAGGATGTGGCAAAGGCGTTCGGCGTTGATCCTGCGCTTGTAAAGCCGGAGCGTCCTGACGGACCTCCTACCCCTCATCCGTCGACGAAGGAATAA
- a CDS encoding ABC transporter substrate-binding protein yields the protein MRGARGLVAVLAGLALLAAGCGSTDIRGEKSEKAQKAVQAARRFDPAILREDTAEAIDAEFAARFAEKQKAAQKLYREEDGKRILTHKFGETELPDAPARIVCIRMEDPMLALDASMVAAYDFEQYYLHERLAARGVQRISINDENKTINLEQVQAAKPDLIIMRDSFSKGVYQDLSKIAPVAAFDLRDYERSLLALSMVLQRPQDGEARLRAFYERAKNDRIRIKGAIGESTVALLRIMNKEVRLYPYATNDINRFMYELLNLRPPQMVVDIDGNDQNNAISLELLPELQTDYLLVTTGYGPSSRQSSAVARKRFEAMQQDPLWESVPAVRTGHMMNVDAMIWNAHGIISKELAMDALADWMEEHGQ from the coding sequence ATGAGGGGCGCGAGGGGACTGGTCGCCGTCCTCGCGGGGCTTGCGCTGCTGGCGGCGGGCTGCGGCTCTACCGATATTCGCGGGGAGAAATCCGAGAAGGCGCAGAAGGCAGTACAGGCGGCGCGGCGTTTCGACCCTGCCATCCTGCGCGAGGACACGGCAGAGGCGATTGATGCGGAGTTTGCTGCGCGCTTTGCTGAGAAGCAGAAGGCGGCGCAGAAACTCTACCGCGAGGAGGATGGGAAGCGCATCCTCACGCATAAATTCGGAGAGACGGAACTGCCGGATGCACCCGCCCGCATCGTCTGCATCCGCATGGAAGACCCCATGCTTGCGCTCGATGCGTCGATGGTTGCCGCCTATGATTTCGAGCAGTACTATCTGCATGAGCGGCTTGCGGCGCGCGGCGTTCAACGCATCAGCATCAACGACGAGAATAAGACGATCAACCTCGAGCAGGTGCAGGCGGCAAAGCCCGACCTCATCATCATGCGCGACAGTTTCAGCAAGGGTGTCTATCAGGATCTCTCGAAGATCGCGCCCGTTGCAGCCTTTGATCTCAGAGACTACGAGCGCAGTCTGCTCGCACTCTCGATGGTTTTGCAGCGTCCTCAGGACGGTGAGGCACGTCTGCGTGCGTTCTACGAGCGGGCGAAGAATGACCGCATACGGATCAAGGGGGCAATCGGGGAGTCGACCGTCGCCCTCCTGCGCATCATGAACAAGGAGGTGCGCCTCTATCCGTATGCGACGAACGACATCAACCGATTCATGTACGAGCTGCTGAATCTGCGCCCGCCGCAGATGGTAGTGGACATCGACGGCAACGATCAGAACAATGCGATCTCGCTCGAGCTCCTGCCGGAGCTGCAGACGGACTATCTCCTCGTCACGACGGGGTACGGGCCGAGCAGCCGTCAGAGCAGTGCCGTCGCGCGCAAGCGGTTCGAGGCGATGCAGCAGGATCCCCTCTGGGAGAGTGTGCCCGCTGTGCGTACGGGGCACATGATGAATGTCGATGCGATGATCTGGAACGCACACGGCATCATCTCGAAGGAGCTCGCGATGGATGCGCTTGCCGACTGGATGGAGGAGCATGGGCAATGA
- a CDS encoding ABC transporter ATP-binding protein — protein MKLTIEHLKAGYDNAVIIEDLSLEIPEGKITALIGANGCGKSTLLKTICRIQPRLGGRVLLDGADVHEANPRELAKYVAILPQNPTAPEGLTVRELVSYGRAPHKTSFFSRTTAKDREMIDWALTETDMMEFQHRPIGAMSGGQRQRAWIAMAIAQDTEILFLDEPTSFLDVAHQMEVLRLVQHLNEAYGKTIIMVLHELNQAARFADCLVGMSRGQLLYCGTPAEVFHKEMLSRVFGIDAEIMNDPRTGRPMCIPYFMDEAGQPA, from the coding sequence ATGAAATTAACGATAGAACATCTGAAGGCGGGCTATGACAATGCCGTCATCATCGAGGATCTGAGTCTCGAGATTCCAGAGGGGAAGATCACGGCGCTCATCGGTGCGAACGGCTGCGGCAAGTCCACCCTGCTCAAGACCATCTGCCGGATTCAGCCGCGCCTTGGCGGGCGTGTCCTGCTCGACGGGGCGGATGTGCATGAGGCGAATCCAAGAGAACTTGCAAAATACGTCGCCATCCTGCCGCAGAACCCGACGGCGCCCGAGGGGCTGACCGTGCGTGAACTCGTGTCGTACGGGCGCGCACCGCACAAGACGTCGTTCTTCTCCCGCACGACGGCAAAGGATCGGGAGATGATCGACTGGGCGCTCACGGAGACGGACATGATGGAATTCCAGCACCGCCCCATCGGAGCGATGTCGGGCGGGCAGCGTCAGCGTGCGTGGATTGCGATGGCGATTGCGCAGGATACGGAGATTCTCTTCCTCGATGAGCCGACGAGCTTTCTCGATGTGGCGCATCAGATGGAGGTGCTGCGTCTCGTGCAGCATTTGAACGAGGCGTACGGCAAGACGATCATCATGGTGCTCCATGAACTGAATCAGGCGGCGCGCTTTGCGGACTGCCTCGTTGGGATGTCGCGCGGACAGCTCCTATACTGCGGGACGCCTGCCGAGGTGTTCCACAAGGAGATGCTGAGCCGCGTCTTTGGTATCGACGCCGAGATTATGAATGATCCGCGTACGGGGCGGCCGATGTGTATTCCGTACTTCATGGACGAAGCGGGGCAGCCCGCATGA
- a CDS encoding FecCD family ABC transporter permease, with protein sequence MNLLQRRFYIYSGIFLVLLAVMFVVHLGTGFTGLSSGDIARILLGGGTPEERLTLFDFRMVRSVLAILIGAGLALSGLIFQTISRNELASPGLLGVNAGAGFAILLLVYFSDAAGASLWVQPIVATIGAGLAAIFIYRMSYEKGQNLATYRLVLMGISLTAGLHAVEMMLIVRLSQDKFSQVNTWIIGSIFGGTWAHAALLMMIVLVIALFFYVRQSDLDVLALSDETAIGLGVPLNRARFVYLMAAVALAASCVAIGGSIGFVGLLCPHIARRLVGVQHGRCIPMTLLIGALLVLSADWAARVVIAPDEMLLGIVIALIGAPYFLFVLARAKA encoded by the coding sequence ATGAATCTCCTGCAGCGGCGTTTCTATATCTACAGTGGCATCTTTCTCGTGCTCCTCGCCGTCATGTTCGTTGTCCATCTCGGAACGGGCTTCACGGGGCTCTCCTCTGGCGATATTGCGCGCATCCTGCTCGGCGGCGGTACGCCGGAGGAGCGCCTGACACTGTTTGATTTCCGCATGGTGCGCTCGGTGCTTGCGATCCTCATCGGTGCGGGACTGGCGCTCTCGGGGCTGATCTTTCAGACCATCTCACGCAACGAACTCGCGAGCCCGGGGCTCCTCGGCGTGAATGCGGGCGCGGGCTTTGCCATCCTGCTTCTCGTCTATTTCTCGGATGCGGCGGGTGCATCCCTCTGGGTGCAGCCCATTGTCGCGACGATCGGCGCGGGTCTGGCAGCAATTTTCATCTATCGGATGAGCTATGAGAAGGGGCAGAATCTCGCAACGTATCGGCTGGTGCTGATGGGGATCTCACTCACGGCAGGGCTTCATGCCGTCGAGATGATGCTCATTGTGCGGCTCAGTCAGGATAAATTCAGTCAGGTCAATACGTGGATCATCGGCAGCATTTTCGGCGGCACGTGGGCACATGCGGCGCTGCTGATGATGATTGTCCTCGTTATCGCGTTGTTCTTCTATGTGCGGCAGAGTGATCTGGATGTGCTCGCGCTCTCGGACGAGACGGCAATCGGTCTCGGCGTGCCGCTGAACCGCGCGCGTTTTGTCTATCTGATGGCGGCGGTGGCGCTCGCGGCGTCCTGTGTCGCCATTGGCGGGAGCATCGGCTTCGTTGGGCTGCTCTGCCCGCATATCGCGCGCCGGCTCGTCGGCGTGCAGCACGGGCGCTGCATCCCGATGACGCTGCTCATCGGTGCGCTTCTCGTCCTCTCGGCAGACTGGGCGGCACGCGTTGTGATCGCACCGGATGAGATGCTGCTCGGCATCGTGATTGCGCTCATCGGTGCGCCGTATTTTCTCTTCGTGCTCGCGCGTGCGAAGGCTTAA
- a CDS encoding FecCD family ABC transporter permease, whose amino-acid sequence MEGNTTVEEQGRGLPQAALSLILCIVLAGASLASLWVGAQDIGISTIMASFTAYDAENVQEMIVQTLRFPRLLAALTCGASFAVAGAIMQGVTNNPMASPSILGINAGSGFGLAVAMILFPQGSLGLSLVFSFAGAAIATLAIFLLAQTKGAGRGAVFLALAGTAIGAVFAAVTQAMTVYFEVAQDMSYWTAGGISGVRMEQAIFILPWTFIGLLLAMGIARSVTLLAFGEEVAIGLGSKIQRIRVLAGITVLILGGSAVAVAGPVGFVGLVTPHIARRIVGIDYRKVIPLSAILGALLVVVADIAARTIHPPFETPLGAVTALVGVPFFLWLIRRKGGVR is encoded by the coding sequence ATGGAAGGAAATACGACTGTAGAGGAGCAGGGGAGAGGACTGCCGCAGGCGGCGCTCTCTCTCATCCTCTGCATCGTGCTCGCGGGGGCGAGCCTCGCCTCTCTCTGGGTCGGGGCACAGGACATCGGCATCTCGACGATCATGGCATCGTTCACGGCATATGATGCGGAGAATGTGCAGGAAATGATCGTGCAGACACTGCGCTTTCCGCGCCTCCTCGCGGCGCTGACCTGCGGGGCGAGCTTTGCCGTCGCGGGCGCGATCATGCAGGGCGTGACGAACAATCCGATGGCAAGCCCGTCGATCCTCGGTATCAATGCCGGCTCTGGTTTTGGACTTGCTGTGGCGATGATTCTCTTCCCGCAGGGCAGTCTCGGGCTGTCCCTCGTCTTTTCGTTTGCAGGGGCGGCGATTGCGACGCTCGCAATCTTCCTGCTCGCGCAGACAAAGGGGGCAGGGCGCGGCGCAGTCTTTCTCGCGCTCGCGGGCACGGCAATCGGCGCGGTCTTTGCTGCGGTGACACAGGCAATGACGGTCTACTTCGAGGTGGCGCAGGATATGTCCTACTGGACGGCGGGCGGCATCAGCGGCGTGCGGATGGAGCAGGCGATCTTCATCCTGCCGTGGACGTTCATCGGGCTGCTCCTCGCGATGGGGATCGCGCGCTCGGTGACGCTCCTCGCGTTCGGTGAGGAGGTCGCCATCGGGCTGGGGAGCAAGATTCAGCGCATCCGCGTGCTTGCGGGCATCACGGTGCTGATCCTCGGCGGCTCGGCGGTTGCGGTCGCGGGTCCTGTGGGATTCGTCGGACTCGTGACGCCGCATATCGCGCGCAGGATCGTCGGGATCGACTACCGTAAGGTAATCCCGCTCTCAGCGATTCTCGGTGCACTCCTCGTCGTTGTCGCGGATATTGCGGCACGGACGATTCATCCGCCGTTTGAGACGCCGCTCGGCGCCGTGACGGCACTCGTCGGCGTGCCGTTCTTTCTCTGGCTGATTCGGCGAAAGGGGGGCGTGCGATGA